ACCCGTTGGGGTGGGGACCCCTGCGTGGGGACATAAGGGGTGGGGGACTTGACCAACGACACCGACATACCCAGATCTGCCGAGCCGACCGGTTCGGCTGGACCGGCTGCACCGGCTGCACCGGCTGCACCGGCCAGAGCCGAGAAGGGCATGAGCGAGGGCGCGCAGGTCGCGGCGGCGCTCATCGTGGTCGCATGTCTCGCGGTGGGCTTGTGGGTGATAGCGAAGAACCAGCACGATCCCAGCCAGGATCCGGCCTCGTGCTCCCGCTCGAACGACGACGACCCGCTGTCGAAGCCCGTCTCCGGTGTACAACTCTGCGAGGCCCTCAACCGCCCGGACCTGCCGACGCTTCTCGGCACGCCCGGCGACCATGCGGTGGGCGCCTACAGCAACGAAGGCAAGGTCAGCCACAAGGCCGACGTCATGACGACCGACCCCGAGGCCACCGTCCAATTGGACGGCTACTCGGTGAAGCTCTCGACAATCGACGACGACCTCTCCATCGCCGACATGGCCGAGTACCTGCCCGGGTCCCCGGAACGGAAAACGGTCCTGGGTCACCCGGCGGTGCTCTACACGGGCCGGACCCTCGGCATCGTCTTCAAGGACGGCAAGGGCTCCAGCGGCCCGGGCGGCATCTCCCGCTCCCTCGTGGTCGCCAAGGGCCCCAAGGGCGACGGCGGTTCGTACGAGATCGACATCTGGCGCCAGGACGACGTGAACCCCGACGAGACGGCCCTGTTCCGGATCGCCGACAAGGTGCTGCCGACGGTGCCGGGGTGGACGGCGGGCTGAGTTCAGGAACCCTCCGTCAGCAGGGCCCGCGCCACCTTGCGGAAGGTGGCGAGCAGGCGGCTGCGGTCGTCCGCCCGAGTGGCGAGGACGACATGGCTCGGGTCGATGCCGTGCAGGGGGATCGTGGTGAGGTCGGGGCGGAGCCGGTCCATGCCCAGACCCCCCGGCACGATGGCCACCGCCTGTCCGGCGGCGACGAGTTCGAACTTGTCCTCCAGCGCCCCGACGAACGGGCCCTCCGGTGCCGGACTCCCGTCCGGGCGCGGGTCGATACGCCAGAAGGCGTTCCACGCCGCGTCCTCCCGCACCCGGGGCAACGGCTCGTCGGCGATGTCGTCGAGGGTGACGAACTCCTTGCCGACGAGACGGTGGTCCAGGGGCACGACCAGGACCCGGGGTTCCTCGTAGAGGACCGTCACCTCCAACTCGTCGCTGGGGAGCGGAAGTCGGGCGAGCAGGACGTCGACCCGGTGGTCGAGCAGCGCGGTGCGGGACTCGTCCCAGGCCAGGTGTACCGCTCGTACGTCGGCGTCCGGGTGCCGGCGACGCACCTCCCGAACGGCCGGAGTGACGATCAAATTGGCCGTGTAGCCGACGACGAGACGGCTGGGCTCGGCGGCGGCCCGGGTCTGGGAGGCGGCCCGGGTGGCCGTACGGAGCAGCGCCCTGGCGTGCGGCAGGAAGACCTCGCCGGCCTCGGTGAGACTGCTCCCCTGCGGGGTACGGTCGAGCAGCCGGGCGCCCAACTCCTTTTCCAGACGCCGGATCTGGCGGCTCAGGGACGGCTGGGCTACGCGCAGGGTCTCGGCGGCACGGCCGAAGTGCAGTTGCTCGGCGACGACGGTGAAGTAGCGGACGAGCCGCAGATCGAGGTCGGGGGCGGGGGCTGGGTCCGTCATACCTCCACCGTAGCCGCGCTGTTGGCCACCTGATCCCCGTAAATCACTACTGAGCTGCTGTGATGCCTGATTCGCATTGCGCGTACCGGAACAGGTCTTGGACCTGGGAGGGGTCGCCCGCGCAGGGTGGAAGCATCCGCCGGGTACTCGCCCGGCAGCAGCAACAGGGGTGCGTTATGCGTGTGTTCGTCACCGGTGCGAGCGGGTTCGTCGGGTCCGCCGTCGTACGGGAGTTGCTGGACGCGGGGCACGAGGTGACCGGGATGGTCCGCTCGGACGAGTCCGCCGCCCTGCTGAAGGAGACCGGGGCCGAGGTGCTGCGGGGCACCCTGGACGACCTCGACAGGCTGCGGGCCGGGGCGGCGGCCTCGGAGGGCGTGATCCACACCGCGTACGTCCATGACTTCAAGGACATGGCGGAAGCCGCCCGGACCGACCTGCGGGCCGTGGAGACACTCGGCGAGGCGCTCGCGGAGTCCGGCCGCCCTCTCCTCATCTGCTCCGGCACCGCCTTCTCCCCGGGTGTCCTCGCGACGGAGGACAACCCGGGCGACCCCAGCAGGTCCCACATGTACCGGCTCGCCTCGGAGACGGCGATGATGGCGCTCGCCGAGCGCGGGGTGCGGGCGTCGGTCGTACGGCTGCCGCCTTCCGTGCACGGTGAGGGGGACCACGGCTTCGTACCGCGCCTCGTCGACATCGCCCGCGCCAAGGGCGTGTCGGCCTACCCGGGCGACGGCACCAACCGCTGGGCCGCCGGTCACCGTCTCGACGTGGCCCGGCTGTTCCGGCTGGCCCTGGAGTCGGCCCCGGCGGGCACCCGGCTGCACGCGGTCGGCGAGGAGGGCGTACCGGTGCGCGAGATCGCCGAGGCCATCGGACGGGGGCTGGGACTGCCGGTGACATCGGTTCCGGCCGGGGAGATCAACGACCACTTCGGGTGGCTGGGCACCTTCTTCGCCCTCGACCTGCCGGCTTCGAGCGCCGTGACACGGGACCGACTGGGCTGGGAGTGCGTAGAGGTCGGGCTTGTGGCGGATCTGGAGGCGGGGCACTACTTCCGCTCCGCGGAAGGGGGTTCGGGGGTTTCCTGAACGGCGGCGCCTGAGCCCACGGCCATCAGCGGTCCCGGGTCGTCCGCACGGGCGACCCGGGGGAATTGGCCGGTCCGCCGTGTTTGCTACGCTCGCGGCGCGTCCCCTGGGGGAAGTCCGGTGAGACTCCGGCGCTGACCCGCAACGGTATGCACGCCTCTTGTCCGGCTGTCCGGCCGTCCAGTTGTTCGGCCGGGACTGTGGTGTGCGAGCCCGATCACCCAAGGTGCGCGTGCCCCTGTGACCGCTCGCCGCGGACTGCGAGCCGAGGCGAAGGATCGCCGACCGTGCGCCGAATACCCGTCCTGCCGCTGGCCGTTGGGCTGGTCCTGCTCCTGTTCCTCTCCCTGTTGTGCGGGGTCGGGCTGGGGGCGTCCGGGATCGAGTGGGGGCAGGTGTTCCGGTTCCTGTGGGACGGGGTCACCGGGGGGACCATCCGTGCCGAGGACGTCGCCTCCTACACCATCGTCTGGGAGTTGCGGCTGCCCCGGGTGGTGCTCGCCGCCGTGGTCGGGGCGGGGCTCGCGGCCGTGGGGGTGGCCGTGCAGGCCATGGTGCGCAACGCGCTCGCCGATCCGTTCGTGCTGGGGATCTCGTCCGGTGCCGCCGTGGGGGCCAACGCCGTGATCCTGCTGGGGGCGTTCGCCGGGCTCGGGGTGTGGGCGCTGTCCGTGTCCGCCTTCGTCTCCGCGCTCGCCGCCATGGTGCTTGTGTACGCGGTTGCCCGGTCCGCCGATCACGGGCTCACCCCGCTGCGGCTGATTCTCACCGGGACCGCGCTGGCGTACGGCTTCGAGGCCGTCACCACGGTGATGGTGTTCGGGGCGGCCCGGGGTGAGGCGGCGAGATCCGCGATGATGTGGCTGCTGGGGAGTCTGGGCGGGGCCACCTGGGCGCAGGTGCCGATCGCCGCAGTGACCGTCCTCGCCGGGTGGGCGTGGCTCGCCCGGCGCGCGGAGTCGCTCAACGCGCTCGCCATGGGGGACGAGACGGCCGCCGCGCTCGGGGTGCAACCGACCAGGTTGCGCCGGGAGTTGTTCCTCGTCACCGCCGCCGTGACCGGCACCGTCGTCGCAGTCAGCGGGGCCATCGGCTTCGTCGGGCTCATGGTCCCGCATGTCGTGCGGATGCTCGTGGGCGCCGATCACCGGCGGGTACTTGCGGTCGCACCACTCGCCGGTGCCGTGCTGCTGGTGTGGGCCGACATACTGTCCCGCCTGCTGCTCGCGCCGGCCGAACTGCCCGTCGGGGTGATCACCGCCGTGGTCGGCGTACCGGCGTTCCTGCTGCTGATGCGACGCGGCGGCTATGCGTTCGGGGGGCGGTGAGCGCGATGCGGCTCCAGGCGGAGGACGGGTCAGCGGGCGCGGAGGCCGTACGACCCGAGGACATCAGCGGCCCGGCAGACGCAACGGCCCGCCAGCAGCTGACGCGGCGCGGCGGTCGCGCGATCGGAAGGCGGTGAGCGCGATGCGGCTCGATGTGAAGGATGGGGCAGTGGGCGCGGGGGCCGTACGACCCGTGGAGGACATCAGCGGCCCGGCCGACGCAACGGCCCGCCGGCAGCCGACGCGGCACGGCGGTCACGCGATCGAGAGGCGGTGAGCGATGCGGCTCGATGTGGATGGGGTATCGGTCGACGTGGGGGTCGTACGGCTCGTCGAGGACGTCACCCTGCGTGTGGACAGCGGGGCCTTTGTGGGGCTCGTCGGGCCCAACGGGAGTGGGAAGTCCACCCTGTTGCGGTGCGTGTACCGGGCGCTGCGGCCGACGGAGGGCGCCGTGCGGCTGGACGGCGCCGACATGCACGGCATGGAACCCTGGGCCGCCGCCCGGGTGTTGGCGGCGCTGCCCCAGGAGTCGTCCGCCGAGTTCGACTTCACTGTCGCCGAGGTGGTCGCGATGGGGCGGCTGCCTCACCTGGGGCGTACGGCGGCCGGGGACCGGGACATCTGCTCCGCCGCCATGGAACGCACCGGCGTCGCACACCTCGCCGACCGCGGGTTCCTCGCCCTGTCCGGCGGCGAGAGGCAACGCGTGCTCATCGCACGGGCGTTGGCCCAGCAGCCGCGCGTCCTCGTCCTCGACGAACCGACCAACCACCTCGACATCGCCCACCAGTTGGACGTCCTGTCCCTGGTCCGGTCCAGCGGCCTGACCGCGCTGGCCGCCCTGCACGACCTCAACCTCGCCGCCGCCCACTGCGATCTGCTGTACGTCATCGCCGGGGGCCGGATCATCGCGTCGGGCCCGCCGCACGAGGTGCTCCAACCCGAGCTGCTGGCCGAGGTGTTCGGGGTGCGCGCCCATCCCGTACGGCATCCGGAGACGGGTGCCGTACAGCTGCTCTTCGATCTGCTGCCCGCCTCGCGTACGACCTCCCCGTCCACCCCGTAAGGAACCACTTGTATGCGCAAGCCAGTTGCGG
This genomic interval from Streptomyces sp. B21-083 contains the following:
- a CDS encoding DUF6215 domain-containing protein, with translation MSEGAQVAAALIVVACLAVGLWVIAKNQHDPSQDPASCSRSNDDDPLSKPVSGVQLCEALNRPDLPTLLGTPGDHAVGAYSNEGKVSHKADVMTTDPEATVQLDGYSVKLSTIDDDLSIADMAEYLPGSPERKTVLGHPAVLYTGRTLGIVFKDGKGSSGPGGISRSLVVAKGPKGDGGSYEIDIWRQDDVNPDETALFRIADKVLPTVPGWTAG
- a CDS encoding LysR family transcriptional regulator, whose amino-acid sequence is MTDPAPAPDLDLRLVRYFTVVAEQLHFGRAAETLRVAQPSLSRQIRRLEKELGARLLDRTPQGSSLTEAGEVFLPHARALLRTATRAASQTRAAAEPSRLVVGYTANLIVTPAVREVRRRHPDADVRAVHLAWDESRTALLDHRVDVLLARLPLPSDELEVTVLYEEPRVLVVPLDHRLVGKEFVTLDDIADEPLPRVREDAAWNAFWRIDPRPDGSPAPEGPFVGALEDKFELVAAGQAVAIVPGGLGMDRLRPDLTTIPLHGIDPSHVVLATRADDRSRLLATFRKVARALLTEGS
- a CDS encoding SDR family oxidoreductase, whose product is MRVFVTGASGFVGSAVVRELLDAGHEVTGMVRSDESAALLKETGAEVLRGTLDDLDRLRAGAAASEGVIHTAYVHDFKDMAEAARTDLRAVETLGEALAESGRPLLICSGTAFSPGVLATEDNPGDPSRSHMYRLASETAMMALAERGVRASVVRLPPSVHGEGDHGFVPRLVDIARAKGVSAYPGDGTNRWAAGHRLDVARLFRLALESAPAGTRLHAVGEEGVPVREIAEAIGRGLGLPVTSVPAGEINDHFGWLGTFFALDLPASSAVTRDRLGWECVEVGLVADLEAGHYFRSAEGGSGVS
- a CDS encoding FecCD family ABC transporter permease — its product is MRRIPVLPLAVGLVLLLFLSLLCGVGLGASGIEWGQVFRFLWDGVTGGTIRAEDVASYTIVWELRLPRVVLAAVVGAGLAAVGVAVQAMVRNALADPFVLGISSGAAVGANAVILLGAFAGLGVWALSVSAFVSALAAMVLVYAVARSADHGLTPLRLILTGTALAYGFEAVTTVMVFGAARGEAARSAMMWLLGSLGGATWAQVPIAAVTVLAGWAWLARRAESLNALAMGDETAAALGVQPTRLRRELFLVTAAVTGTVVAVSGAIGFVGLMVPHVVRMLVGADHRRVLAVAPLAGAVLLVWADILSRLLLAPAELPVGVITAVVGVPAFLLLMRRGGYAFGGR
- a CDS encoding ABC transporter ATP-binding protein — protein: MRLDVDGVSVDVGVVRLVEDVTLRVDSGAFVGLVGPNGSGKSTLLRCVYRALRPTEGAVRLDGADMHGMEPWAAARVLAALPQESSAEFDFTVAEVVAMGRLPHLGRTAAGDRDICSAAMERTGVAHLADRGFLALSGGERQRVLIARALAQQPRVLVLDEPTNHLDIAHQLDVLSLVRSSGLTALAALHDLNLAAAHCDLLYVIAGGRIIASGPPHEVLQPELLAEVFGVRAHPVRHPETGAVQLLFDLLPASRTTSPSTP